From a region of the Paeniglutamicibacter cryotolerans genome:
- a CDS encoding YraN family protein gives MNHNQYLGAAGEAIAAEYLQHRGMRILATNWRCSQGELDIIAEHRGSIIAVEVKTRTSTDYGHPAQAVTAAKLRRLCVLTRCWCRENHRSWTGARIDVIAILLHQGTKPHLEHYKGVEA, from the coding sequence ATGAACCACAACCAATACCTTGGAGCCGCCGGAGAAGCCATCGCCGCCGAATACCTGCAACACCGCGGCATGCGCATCCTTGCCACCAACTGGCGCTGCAGCCAGGGCGAACTGGACATCATCGCCGAACACCGCGGCAGCATCATCGCAGTAGAGGTCAAGACCCGTACCAGTACCGACTACGGCCACCCCGCCCAAGCCGTCACCGCCGCCAAACTCCGCCGACTTTGCGTACTCACCCGCTGCTGGTGCCGGGAAAACCACAGGAGCTGGACCGGCGCCCGCATCGACGTCATAGCCATCCTGCTGCACCAGGGCACCAAACCGCACCTGGAACACTACAAGGGGGTAGAAGCATGA
- a CDS encoding ABC transporter substrate-binding protein encodes MKLNPVLIGTATVLATGLMLSGCSNPTAAPAPASGTDSGTVIVSSANFTESEIIGNLYALALEDAGVKVETKFNIGSREAYIPALTQGSINLLPDYTGNLLLFLDPQADVSTPEAIEKELPGALAAKGLVALTPASAQDKDSVAVTRETADKWNLKTIGDLAAHNDQLILGAPPEFKERPVGLPGLKDHYGVVPSKFVPFADGGPASVKALLAGKITAANVFTTSTDITDNDLVVLEDPKQNFPAQNVVPVAGKDKLSDAAVSAIDAVSAKLTTEELLKLNGWVSGSQKLEPAAAAEQWLTEQGLVKGK; translated from the coding sequence GTGAAATTGAATCCAGTCCTCATCGGTACGGCCACAGTGTTGGCCACCGGGTTGATGTTGTCCGGTTGTTCCAATCCAACGGCTGCTCCGGCCCCGGCGTCGGGGACCGACAGCGGTACGGTGATCGTTTCCTCGGCCAACTTCACCGAGTCGGAGATCATCGGGAACCTCTATGCACTGGCGTTGGAGGATGCCGGGGTGAAGGTGGAGACGAAGTTCAACATCGGTTCGCGTGAGGCCTACATCCCGGCGCTGACGCAGGGATCGATCAACCTGCTTCCCGACTACACGGGTAACCTGCTGCTGTTCTTGGATCCGCAGGCCGACGTGTCGACCCCGGAGGCGATCGAGAAGGAGCTGCCGGGTGCGTTGGCTGCCAAGGGGCTGGTGGCGCTGACCCCGGCGTCGGCGCAGGACAAGGACTCGGTGGCGGTGACCCGGGAGACGGCCGATAAGTGGAACCTGAAGACGATCGGGGACCTGGCGGCACACAATGACCAGTTGATACTTGGTGCCCCGCCGGAGTTCAAGGAGCGCCCGGTGGGCTTGCCTGGCCTGAAGGATCACTACGGCGTGGTGCCCTCGAAGTTCGTGCCGTTCGCCGATGGCGGGCCGGCGTCGGTGAAGGCGTTGCTGGCCGGGAAGATCACCGCGGCGAACGTGTTCACGACGAGCACGGACATCACCGATAACGACCTGGTGGTGCTGGAGGATCCGAAGCAGAATTTCCCGGCGCAGAATGTGGTGCCGGTGGCGGGCAAGGATAAGTTGAGCGATGCCGCAGTGTCGGCAATCGATGCCGTATCGGCGAAGTTGACCACGGAGGAGCTGCTCAAGTTGAACGGGTGGGTTTCCGGTTCGCAGAAGCTGGAGCCGGCGGCCGCTGCCGAGCAGTGGTTGACCGAGCAGGGACTGGTCAAGGGCAAGTAG
- a CDS encoding YifB family Mg chelatase-like AAA ATPase, with protein sequence MSLGRALAVGLLGLNGHLVEVEADIGGGLPAFVLLGLPDAALNEARERIRSAARNSGVPLSARRITVNLIPATIHKRGSGYDLAIIVAALTAAGDIHPPPDVLYLAELGLDGSLRPVPGILPSVMAAVATGIRTIVVAAQNHAEAALVPGANIRSYQHLSPLLLDFGADPLSVNPPTHRHQNPETTNRTNNMDTGMLPEPDLCDVAGQPQGRLALEIAAAGAHHLLLTGPPGAGKTMLAERLPSLLPDLSDKQAMETTAVHSLASGAGALNKLIRRPPFESPHHSASMAAIIGGGAGIPRPGAASRANHGILFLDEAPEFTARTLDALRQPLESGTLTLHRAGGTATYPARFQLVMAANPCPCGRNLGKGTECTCTPMARRRYHARLSGPLLDRIDMQLFVPRLDTAHLATTTPSENSASVALRVQDARLRQHQRLAPYRLTTNAQVPGSILRHELALPPDTLAPLTRGAEHYRLSARGYDRVLRIAWTIADLAEHARPTRGDLDIALQLRQHGKGDIG encoded by the coding sequence ATGAGCCTCGGCCGCGCGCTCGCCGTCGGACTACTCGGACTCAACGGCCACCTCGTCGAAGTGGAAGCCGACATCGGAGGCGGTCTGCCCGCCTTCGTCCTGCTCGGCCTACCCGACGCTGCCCTCAACGAGGCCCGCGAACGCATCCGCTCCGCAGCCCGCAACTCGGGCGTGCCCCTCAGCGCCAGGCGCATCACCGTCAATCTCATCCCCGCCACCATCCACAAACGCGGCTCCGGCTACGACTTGGCCATCATCGTCGCGGCACTCACCGCCGCAGGAGACATCCACCCGCCACCGGACGTGCTCTACCTCGCCGAACTCGGACTCGACGGCTCCCTTCGTCCCGTACCCGGCATCCTCCCTTCCGTCATGGCAGCAGTCGCCACAGGGATACGCACCATCGTCGTCGCAGCGCAGAACCACGCAGAAGCGGCACTGGTCCCCGGGGCAAACATCCGCTCCTACCAGCACCTCTCACCCCTGCTGCTCGACTTCGGGGCCGACCCGCTCAGCGTCAACCCACCCACGCACCGCCACCAAAACCCCGAAACCACCAACCGGACCAACAACATGGATACCGGGATGCTCCCCGAACCCGACCTCTGCGACGTCGCCGGACAACCCCAAGGACGCCTCGCATTGGAAATCGCAGCAGCCGGGGCCCACCACCTCCTCCTCACCGGCCCACCAGGGGCAGGCAAGACCATGCTCGCCGAACGACTGCCTTCCCTCCTGCCCGACCTCAGCGACAAACAAGCCATGGAAACCACCGCTGTCCACTCACTGGCCTCCGGTGCCGGAGCACTGAACAAACTCATCCGCCGACCACCCTTCGAATCCCCGCACCATTCCGCCTCCATGGCAGCCATCATCGGGGGAGGCGCCGGTATCCCACGCCCCGGAGCGGCATCCCGCGCTAACCACGGCATCCTCTTCCTCGACGAAGCACCCGAATTCACGGCCCGCACCCTCGACGCCCTGCGCCAACCACTTGAATCCGGAACACTTACCCTGCACCGCGCCGGGGGAACAGCAACCTACCCCGCACGCTTCCAACTCGTCATGGCTGCAAACCCCTGCCCCTGCGGACGCAACCTCGGCAAGGGCACCGAATGCACCTGTACGCCCATGGCGAGACGCCGATACCACGCCAGGCTCTCCGGCCCCCTACTGGACCGCATCGACATGCAACTCTTCGTCCCCCGGCTGGACACCGCCCACCTCGCCACCACCACACCCTCCGAAAACTCAGCATCCGTGGCCCTCCGCGTTCAAGACGCCCGCCTCCGCCAACACCAACGCCTCGCACCCTACCGGCTCACCACCAACGCCCAAGTCCCCGGCTCCATCCTCCGGCACGAACTTGCACTCCCACCGGACACACTTGCTCCACTCACCCGGGGAGCGGAACACTACCGACTCTCCGCACGCGGCTACGACAGGGTCCTGCGCATCGCCTGGACCATCGCCGACCTCGCCGAACATGCACGTCCAACCCGCGGAGACCTCGACATAGCCCTCCAGCTTCGCCAACACGGCAAGGGCGACATCGGGTAG
- a CDS encoding DNA-processing protein DprA translates to MTKTKPAFKPTQIARAGLSKIIEPNDPTGSALVAIAGPIEAYRIITTYTGTTPPTEQQQVSEFLDDTETPRADRKLDAGLERWKARAALADPAHDLDTMALLGGGMLTPEDEEWPEQFDALGPAAPLALWWRGNGNVGILSHPERLLAVVGSRDATEYGRQVTSDIVSGVVGRGITVLSGGAYGIDACAHAAALDAGRLGVEDGVPAFPPTIAVMAGGLDRYYPEGNTELLRSIQRAALIIAEVAPGTTPTRWRFLARNRVIAALCAGTLVTEARWRSGALSTARHAAGIGRELGAVPGSIYSANSAGCHRLLREAAAIPVTDAAEALELIKVSAPATSGGTADEDIRDYDGLNVQDLLLLDALPNNRPRSPDELAATAGLGIGAVLGGLSRLAGRGLARSTGEAWSRAYPG, encoded by the coding sequence ATGACCAAGACCAAACCCGCCTTCAAGCCCACCCAAATTGCACGAGCCGGTCTCAGCAAGATCATCGAACCCAACGACCCCACCGGCTCCGCCCTCGTCGCCATTGCCGGACCCATCGAGGCCTACCGCATCATCACCACCTACACCGGAACCACCCCACCTACCGAACAGCAGCAAGTCAGCGAATTCCTCGACGACACTGAAACGCCACGGGCAGACCGCAAACTCGACGCAGGACTCGAGCGATGGAAAGCACGCGCCGCGCTCGCCGACCCGGCCCACGACCTGGATACCATGGCGCTGCTTGGCGGTGGGATGCTCACGCCCGAAGACGAGGAGTGGCCCGAACAATTTGATGCCCTTGGTCCGGCGGCACCCCTGGCCCTCTGGTGGCGGGGCAACGGAAATGTCGGAATACTCAGCCACCCCGAACGCCTTCTCGCAGTTGTCGGCAGCCGTGACGCCACCGAATACGGACGACAGGTCACCTCTGACATCGTCAGCGGGGTCGTGGGGCGCGGCATCACCGTGCTCTCCGGCGGCGCCTACGGCATCGATGCCTGCGCCCACGCTGCAGCGTTGGATGCCGGTCGGCTTGGTGTTGAAGACGGGGTACCAGCCTTCCCTCCCACCATCGCCGTCATGGCCGGGGGATTGGACCGCTACTACCCGGAGGGCAATACCGAACTGCTACGCAGTATCCAACGCGCGGCACTGATCATTGCCGAAGTTGCCCCGGGAACCACCCCGACCCGATGGAGGTTCCTGGCCCGCAACAGGGTCATAGCCGCCCTTTGTGCCGGAACCCTTGTCACCGAGGCACGGTGGCGCTCCGGGGCCCTGTCCACAGCACGCCACGCTGCTGGCATCGGGCGCGAGCTGGGTGCCGTACCTGGTTCTATCTACTCGGCGAACTCCGCGGGATGCCATCGTCTGCTGCGTGAGGCGGCAGCCATTCCCGTCACCGACGCAGCCGAAGCGCTGGAACTGATCAAGGTCTCCGCCCCGGCGACGTCCGGCGGCACGGCAGATGAAGACATCCGCGACTACGACGGGCTCAACGTCCAGGACCTGCTCCTTCTCGATGCGCTGCCCAACAATCGGCCACGGTCCCCGGACGAACTGGCTGCCACGGCCGGGCTGGGAATCGGCGCCGTCTTGGGAGGTCTCAGCCGGCTGGCTGGGCGGGGACTGGCACGCTCCACCGGCGAGGCGTGGAGTCGCGCCTACCCCGGTTAG